CCTCGTTCAGGGACAGGATTCGGGCTTCCAGGGTGACCTGGCGACTGGGACGGTCCAGCAGGGACAGGGCTTCTTTCAGCCGGTCCCTTTCCCCGGCAGTACCACGGAACAGCAGTGCGTTGCTCTCCCGATCCCAGACCAGGGGGGAGTGGAACAGGGGCTTCAGTGTCTCGGCTGCCTCTTTGGCGGAAATGTATTCCAGGGGGTGGAGGGAAAGCCGGCCGAAGCGGGCATCCAGCTTCTCCGGGGTACTGACCCAGAGGATGTTGCCTTCTTCCCGGCATTCCAGCCCGCGGCTGCGGGTGACGATGGAAAGGGCCTGGGGGAAGGGGATGTCCCGCAGTTCCAGGGAGATGGTGCCGGACAGGTCCGGATCCACCACCAGGTTCCGGTCCGCCAGCTGGGCCAGGCTCTGGAGAACATCCCGGACAGGGGCTTCTTTTACAGAAAGGGACACCGGGTCGGCAGCCAGTACCCAGCGCACCGGGTTCAGGAGACAGAACAGGCAGGCCAACAGGAAACTTTTCATGGCCATACCTCCCCTACAGACAGCTCTCGTCCGTCACATTCCAGGGAGGAACTGTGGAAGGCCGTGACCGGTCCTTTTCCCGGCAGGGCTTCCCCCAGGGCAGCCAGGACCGTTCCCCGGGGACTGGCCACCAGTGCCCGTCTTTCACCGTTGACCGTCAGGATGCCCAGCAGGCGGTATGGAGAGGCCGGAGACGAGGATGAGACCGGTTTCCCGGGGGCGGCTGGAGGAACGGCTGCGGGAGCGGGGAGCTTCTTTTTGTGGACAGGATGGTTCAGGGGCCGGAAAGGGTCACGCCGGGGCAGGACCGGTTTCCGGGCTTTGGCTTGTTTTCCGGGAGTCCTGTCCCCATCCTGATCTGCCAGGGTGGGGACAGGAGGAAAGAGGGGAGCTTCTCCCTCCCCGGGCCAGGCCAGAGCACCGGCCAGGGCCAGAGGAAGGGGCAGCAGCACCAGGAACCGGCGGGATGCGGAAAGAGATTGGAAGGCAGGAAAAAGAGAGAACATGGGATACCTCCTTTGTGAATTATCAGGTTATTCTTGCTTTTCCAATCCCATTATAGGGAAAAGCGGCCGGTGTTCCTACCCCAACCGGCAGCAAGTGCAAAAAGAAGGTCAAAATCGACAATCGTGTGAAGGGAGTCCTCTTGATGTTCCATTCAATCAGCCATCAATCACAGCCTTATTTCCAGTTTTCGTCTCTTTCCGGACAGCGCTGCCAGGGGGACGCCGGGGCACCGGCGGTACGGTGGACCCACCAGATTCTGGAGACGGCCCTGGATCAGGGGGCCAGTGACATTCACCTGGAACCGGCCAAAGAGCAGCTGGGGGTGCGTTGCCGGGTAGATGGGGTCCTGCAGCCCCTGCCTCCTGTCCCGAAAAATCTCCAGGAACCGGTGTTGTCCCGGTTCAAGATCCTGGCCGGTATGGATATCGGAGAAAAACGGCTGCCCCAGGATGGCCGCTTCCAGGGCAGCTGGCAGGGACGTCCGGTGGATGTGCGGGTGTCCTCCCTGCCTACTCTGTTCGGCGAAAAACTGGTGCTGCGGCTGCTGGACCGGGAAGCCCTCCAGCTGGAACTGGAGGGTCTGGGGTTCAGCCAGGCCAACCTGGATGCCCTGCAGCAGGTCCTGCACCAGCCTCACGGGCTGTTCCTGGTAACCGGGCCCACAGGCAGCGGGAAATCCACCACCCTGTATGCGGCCCTGGCGTCCCTGGACCGGAAGGGACAGAACATCATTACCGTGGAGGATCCGGTGGAATATCAGATGGCAGGCATCAGCCAGGTGTCGGTGAAACCGAAGGTGGGGCTGACCTTTGCCCGCTGCCTGCGCAGCATCCTGCGGCAGGATCCGGATACCATCATGGTGGGAGAGATCCGGGATGGAGAGACGGCAGCCATCAGCATCCAGGCGGCGCTCACCGGGCATCGGGTGTTCAGCACCCTCCATACCAATACAGCGGTGGGGGCTGTGAACCGGCTGCTTGATATGGGGATGGAACCCTATCTGGCAGCGTCTGCTCTCCAGGCGGTGGCCGGGCAGCTTTTGGTGCGCCGGCTGTGTCCCCATTGCAAAAAAGCCTATGAAGTGGGAGAATCAGACTGGGAAAGCCGGTATCTGGGGCTGGAAGGGAACCATACCCTTTATCAGGCTGCGGGCTGCGAGCAGTGCCGCCATACCGGGTACGTCGGCCGCCTTCCTCTGCAGGAAGTCCTGCTGGTGACAGATGCCCTGCGCCAGGGCATCTGCCGTTGCCTGAGCGAAGGGGAACTGACCGCCATTGCCTGTAAGGAGGGGCTGCGGCCTCTGTGGGAAGACGGGAAAGAGAAAGTGCTGGTGGGGATGACCAGCTGCGCAGAACTGTTGCGGGTATTGGGCTAAGGAGGAATTCATGCTTCAGTTATGGAATCTGTTTGAAATTGCCGGGACCATTTCTTTTGCGGTCTCCGGTGCCATCGTGGGTATGGTGAAGAATATGGACGTGTTCGGCATCACCGTATTGGCTGTCCTTACCGCTGTAGGCGGGGGCATGATCCGGGATGTGCTGGCCGGGTATACGCCGCCCATGGCACTGGAGAACCCGGGGAACCTGTTATTGTCCGTATTGACGGCCCTGGCCATGTCCTGGCTGTTCGCTTCCTATCGGATCGCTGGGCGCAAGAAGCAGATTGTCACGTTTTTCTATGTAGCTGCGGATACGGTGGGGCTGGCTTCCTTTACGGTGACCGGAACCCTGACCGGACTGTCCCAGGGGACCCTCCACACCTACGTGTATCCGGTGCTGCTGGGGCTGATCACCGCCGTGGGCGGCGGGGTGATGCGGGACCTGATGGCCCAGCGGGTGCCCAGTGTGCTTACGGCCGATGTGTACGCCACCGCATCCCTGGCCGGCAGCCTGGTGATGTGCCTGTGCTGGCATTTCGAAAGCCAGGACCTGGCACCTTTTTTGGGAGCCTTCATGGTGATCGCCCTCCGTTTCTTCGCCATCCGCTATCGCTGGCAGCTGGTGCATCCCATGGAAAAGAGAAAAAACAGTCACTAGTCACTAGCTTACAGTCACTAGCCAAAGGAAGCCAGCTGCCAGCGACAGAAAAGATATATCTGTGTGGCTGTTGGTCCATATAATCAAAAGAACCCGTCCTCATCATGTGAGGACGGGTTCTTTCCTTTCGCTAGTGACTAGTGACTGCAGACTAGTGGCTTACCGCAAGTTGATGAACTGCAGATCGATGCCGAAATCCTGGCCTCTCACCAACTGGATCACGGCCTGCAGGTCGTCCTTTTTCGGACCGGAAACCCGGACTTGATTGTCCTGCACCTGGGCCGTCACCTTGATCTTGGCTGCTTTGATGGCAGCAGTGATTTTCTTGGCTGTTTCCTTGTCGATACCCTGTTTCAGTTTTACTGTCTGGCGGACACTGCCCTTGGCGGCCGGTTCCACCTTGCCCGGTTCCAGGGCACGCAGGGATAATCCGCGCTTGGCCATCCGCTGCCGCAGGATGTCCAGGATGGCTCCCAGTTTGTATTCATCCTCGGCCGCCAGTTTCAGTTCGTCGCCATTCAGTTCCAGGGAGGCATTGGACCCGCGGAAATCATACCGCTGGGAGATTTCCTTCCGGGTCTGGTTCAATGCATTGTCCAGTTCCTGCATGTCGATTTGGGAAACAATGTCGAAAGAGCTGTTTTTTGCCATGTTTTCCTCCTATAGGCTTTTCTTATTTTCATCAATGAGCAGGCCTGTGAAGCAGGCCTGCCTGTAACCAGTTTACAGGGACCGGGCCGCAGGGCCTGATCCGCCGCAGGGACTCAGCAGAGTTCCTGCTATTTGACTCTCACATCCACCTCGAACATCCGGTTCCAGGGGAATTCCACCGTATAGGATGTTCCCTTCAGGGTGGGTTCGTCTTCCACGTACTGCCGCAGCAACCGGTTGGTCCCACTCAGGATCCGATTATAATATTTTCCCAGGTCATATTTCAACATGAAATCGTGCTGATCGATGCCCAGGCTGATCCGGTACCGCACGTTGGCCTGGTAGATCCAGTCGTCCAGCAGCCGGGTCTTCAGCAGCCGCTCCCGGTCCGTCGGTTTCATCCGCTTGCTCAGGATGCCCTGGCTGAGGGCGAACCCGATGCTGTTGTCGGCAGTGTTCCAGCCGGAATAGGCCGTCAGGCCCAGCAGCGCTTCCGATTCGGTCATGGCCTGCATGAAGCCGTTGTCCGCTCCGTTGGCAAAGGAGATATCTGCCAGGGCCACCGGCTTCTTTTCCTCCAGATCTGCCAGTTCATTGGCGAATTCCCGGTTGGCCCGGCTGGGATAGGGCGCGTTGTCGTTGGCGGTGGAGTCCAGGCAGCTGCCGTCTTCCGGGGTATTCACGGCCAGCACCAGGTCGGCCTTTTCCAGATGGCTGGTTTCCGTGCTGCCGCTGGCCAGGATCTGGTTGCGCACGGACTCTTCCGCCCGTTCATCCGAGTACAGGGGGATGGTGCTGCCCCCTGCACCCGGTGCGAACAGGGGATAGACCCTGGGCTTTTCGCCCCGGAGTTCGTTGATGGCACGGGTCACCAGCAGGAGACCCACCTGGTCCACACCGGGCAGGATCTGGAACCGGTTCTCCGTGATCCCATCGCCCACGTATTTCAGGTGGCGGGCTTCCATATGGGTCTGGGACAGGGGCGCATCATCATCTTTGCCCAGGGCAAAGTAGTGGAAAACGCCATTCTGGCACAGACGGATCAGCCGCTTGTTGGTCTGGAAATTCATCAGACGGCGTGTCTTCCAGTCCTGCATCACCGAATTGGGAATCTGGGCCAGCAGGGTCTGCCGTTCCTGGTTTTCCCCATAGGTCAGGGAGCCGTCCTGGTCTTCCTTATCCTGCAGCTGGGACAACCGGAAGATTTTCGGTCCGTATTCCTGGTAGTAGCCCGGTTCCACTTTGCCGATGCTCTGTTTGGGGGTCCGCATGATGGTGCTGAATGCGTACATCTTCAGTCCCGGATTGTCCTTCTTCAGCTTTTCCAGGCGCTGGATCTTCTCTTTCAGGTATTTCTCCAGATGGTGGTGCTTTCGGGAGGCCACCAGCCCGCCATAGTTCAGGCTGTCCGTGGCAATGACCGCTGCTTCTGCATGGGGGGCCTCCTGTTCCAGCCAGTTCCACAGGGCTTCGTTATTGCCCTCGCTTTTCTGGTCTGACAGATCCTTTTCCGGGGGTACCGTCAGGGGATAGCCGGCCGCTCTGGCCGTATCCACTGTATATTCCAGGCAGACCGGACGGTTGTCCAGGGGCACATACAGGATCTTGGGCGAAGCTTCTGCCCCGGATCCCAGCACAAAACAGAGAAAACCGGCAGTCAGAAGGGATTTTAATGAAAAATGCATGTCTTCCTCCTTTTTTCGTATCGTTTTATTATACACTATCTCTCCATGGAAAAGAAAGACTCTCCGGTCAGCAGCCTTCTCTCATATGATATAATTGGATTTGAATCGATTACCAAAGGAGAAACATCATGCCATTTACAATCCATGCGCCCTTTGCTCCTGCCGGGGACCAGCCGGAAGCCATCGATGCCCTGGCCAGAGGGGTGGAGAAGGGACTCCATACCCAGGTCCTGCTGGGGGCTACAGGGACGGGCAAGACCTATACCATTGCCCAGGTGATCCAGAAGGTGCAGAAGCCCACCCTGGTCATCGCCCATAATAAGACGCTGGCTGCCCAGCTGTGCAGTGAATTCAAGGAATTCTTCCCTGACAATGCAGTGGAATATTTCGTTTCCTACTACGATTTTTACCAGCCGGAAGCTTATATACCGGCTACGGATACCTATATCGAAAAAGATTCTTCCATCAACGATGAGATCGATAAACTGCGCCACTCGGCCACCTCGGCCCTGATGGAGCGGCGGGATGTGATCGTGGTGGCGTCCGTTTCCTGTATCTACGGCCTGGGGGCCCCGAAAGACTACTACGACAGCGTGCTGTCCCTGCGGGTGGGTCAGCAGGTAGACCGGGACGCCATCCTGGAGAAACTGGTGAAGATCCGCTACGACCGCAACGATCTGGTGCTGGAACGGGGCAAGTTTCGGGTCCGGGGGGATGTGATCGAAGTGGTCCCCTCCAGCTATGGGGAAAAGGCCATCCGCATCGAGCTGTTCGGGGATGAGGTGGACACCATTAGCGAAATCGACATCCTGAACGGGGATGTGATCGACCGGCGGACCCATGTGGCCATCTTCCCGGCCAGTCATTATGTAACCAGCGACGAGAACATGGAACGGGCCCGCCAGGACATCCGCAGGGAATTGAACCAGCGGCTGAAGGTCCTGAAAAGCGAGAACAAGCTGCTGGAGGCCCAGCGGCTGGAACAGCGGACCAACTACGATCTGGAAATGATGCAGGAACTGGGATACTGCAGCGGCATCGAGAATTATTCCCGCCACCTCACGGGCCGGAAACCTGGAGAACCACCCTTTACCCTGGTGGATTATTTTCCGGAGGATTTCCTGACCGTGGTGGACGAAAGCCACGTGACACTGCCCCAGCTGCGGGCCATGTACGCCGGGGACCAGAGCCGGAAACAGCAGCTGGTGAAGTACGGGTTCCGTCTGCCTTCCGCGCTGGACAACCGGCCTCTGACCTTTGATGAGTTCCAGGCCCGGCGGAAGCAGATCATCTACGTTTCGGCCACCCCCGGTCCCTACGAAATGGAGACCACGGACAATGTGGTGGAGCAGATCATCCGGCCCACGGGCCTTCTGGATCCCAAAATCGAAGTGCGGCCCATCAAGGGACAGATCGACGACCTGATGGGCGAAATCCATAAGGTGACGGCCCAGAAGGAACGGGTCCTGGTCACCACCCTGACGAAGAAAATGGCCGAAGACCTGACGGAATATCTGACCACTGCCGGGGTGCGGGTGCGCTACCTCCATTCGGACATTGCCACCATCGAACGGGCGGAAATCATCCACGACCTGCGGGCCGGCAAGTTTGACGTGCTGGTGGGCATCAACCTGCTGCGGGAAGGACTGGATATGCCGGAAGTGAGCCTGGTGGCCATCCTGGATGCTGATAAGGAAGGCTTTCTGCGCAGCGATACCGCCATGGTCCAGACCATCGGACGGGCGGCGCGGAATGCCCACGGACGGGTCATCATGTATGCGGATACCATCACCGGTTCCATGGAACGGGCCATCAGCGAGACAGCCCGGCGGCGGGAAAAACAGGAGGCTTTCAACAAGGCCCATGGCATCATCCCCAAAACCATCCAGAAGAAGGTGGTGGACCTGATCAAGCTGACCAAAGTGGAAGAGGACGATACGGCTACCAAAGGGTACACGGCCAGATCCGTGAAGAAACTGACGCCCAGGGATCGGGACAAACAGATCAAACTGCTGGAAAAGAAAATGAAGGAAGCGGCCAGAGAGCTGGACTTCGAACTGGCAGCGGAATACCGGGATCAGCTGATTTTGCTGAAAGGAGAGCAGCGGAAAGCTCATGAATGAAGACTACATTGTGATCCAGGGTGCGCGGCAGCACAACCTGAAAAATATTTCCTTGAAGATCCCCCGGAATAAGCTGGTGGTGATCACCGGCCTTTCGGGCAGCGGCAAATCCTCCCTGGCTTTTGATACCATCTATGCAGAGGGCCAGAGACGGTATGTGGAGAGCCTGTCGGCCTATGCCCGGCAGTTCCTGGGCCAGATGGACAAACCGGATGTGGATTACATCGGGGGCCTGTCTCCGGCAATTTCCATCGATCAGAAGACTACCAGCCGGAACCCCCGTTCCACGGTGGGGACGGTGACGGAAATCTACGACTACCTGCGGCTGCTCTTTGCCCGGATCGGGGTGCCCCATTGTCCCAGGTGCGGGAAGGTGATCGAACGCCAGAGCCCCCAGCAGATCGCTGACAAGGTTCTTGAGCTGCCGGAGGGGACCCGGTTCATGCTCCTGGCCCCGGTGGTGTGGGGCCGCAAGGGTGAGCATAAGAATGTGCTGGAACGGATCCGCCGGGCCGGCTACGTGCGGGTGAAGGTGGATGACCAGATCCTGAATCTGGACGAGGACATCGAACTGGACAAAAAGAAGAAGCACTCCATCTCCGTGGTGGTGGACCGTCTGGTGGCCCGGCCCAACCTGGGCAGCCGGCTGACGGACTCTCTGGAGACGGCTCTGAAGCTGGGGGAGGGGACTGTGGCTGTGGAGCAGGTCGGCGGTCCCACCCAGGTGTACAGTGAAAAATTCGCCTGTGCAGAATGCGGCATCAGCCTGCCGGAAATCGAACCTCGGCTGTTCTCGTTCAATGCCCCCTATGGGGCCTGCCCGGACTGCATGGGATTGGGACAGCACATGGAATTCGATCCGGACCTGATCATCCCGGATAAGACTCGTCCTTTCGACCAGGGGGGCATTGCAGCCGTGAGCTCCAATGTGAAATCCTATTTTCTGCGGCAACTGGACGCGGTACTGAAGAGCCGCGGGTTCACGCTGCAGAATTGCTGGAAGGACCTGCCGAAGAAGTTCCAGAGGGAGCTGCTGGAGGGCATCCCTGACGAGACGTTCACCTTCACCTACGAGAATATGATGGGAGAGACCAACGAGCACCATACGCCCTTTGAGGGCATCATCCCCCTGCTGAAACGGCGGCTGCGGGACGCCATGAGCGAAAGCCAGCGCCTGGACTACGAGTCTTTCA
This region of Acidaminococcus timonensis genomic DNA includes:
- a CDS encoding DUF4127 family protein, giving the protein MHFSLKSLLTAGFLCFVLGSGAEASPKILYVPLDNRPVCLEYTVDTARAAGYPLTVPPEKDLSDQKSEGNNEALWNWLEQEAPHAEAAVIATDSLNYGGLVASRKHHHLEKYLKEKIQRLEKLKKDNPGLKMYAFSTIMRTPKQSIGKVEPGYYQEYGPKIFRLSQLQDKEDQDGSLTYGENQERQTLLAQIPNSVMQDWKTRRLMNFQTNKRLIRLCQNGVFHYFALGKDDDAPLSQTHMEARHLKYVGDGITENRFQILPGVDQVGLLLVTRAINELRGEKPRVYPLFAPGAGGSTIPLYSDERAEESVRNQILASGSTETSHLEKADLVLAVNTPEDGSCLDSTANDNAPYPSRANREFANELADLEEKKPVALADISFANGADNGFMQAMTESEALLGLTAYSGWNTADNSIGFALSQGILSKRMKPTDRERLLKTRLLDDWIYQANVRYRISLGIDQHDFMLKYDLGKYYNRILSGTNRLLRQYVEDEPTLKGTSYTVEFPWNRMFEVDVRVK
- a CDS encoding trimeric intracellular cation channel family protein; translated protein: MLQLWNLFEIAGTISFAVSGAIVGMVKNMDVFGITVLAVLTAVGGGMIRDVLAGYTPPMALENPGNLLLSVLTALAMSWLFASYRIAGRKKQIVTFFYVAADTVGLASFTVTGTLTGLSQGTLHTYVYPVLLGLITAVGGGVMRDLMAQRVPSVLTADVYATASLAGSLVMCLCWHFESQDLAPFLGAFMVIALRFFAIRYRWQLVHPMEKRKNSH
- a CDS encoding GspE/PulE family protein, with product MFHSISHQSQPYFQFSSLSGQRCQGDAGAPAVRWTHQILETALDQGASDIHLEPAKEQLGVRCRVDGVLQPLPPVPKNLQEPVLSRFKILAGMDIGEKRLPQDGRFQGSWQGRPVDVRVSSLPTLFGEKLVLRLLDREALQLELEGLGFSQANLDALQQVLHQPHGLFLVTGPTGSGKSTTLYAALASLDRKGQNIITVEDPVEYQMAGISQVSVKPKVGLTFARCLRSILRQDPDTIMVGEIRDGETAAISIQAALTGHRVFSTLHTNTAVGAVNRLLDMGMEPYLAASALQAVAGQLLVRRLCPHCKKAYEVGESDWESRYLGLEGNHTLYQAAGCEQCRHTGYVGRLPLQEVLLVTDALRQGICRCLSEGELTAIACKEGLRPLWEDGKEKVLVGMTSCAELLRVLG
- a CDS encoding YajQ family cyclic di-GMP-binding protein — protein: MAKNSSFDIVSQIDMQELDNALNQTRKEISQRYDFRGSNASLELNGDELKLAAEDEYKLGAILDILRQRMAKRGLSLRALEPGKVEPAAKGSVRQTVKLKQGIDKETAKKITAAIKAAKIKVTAQVQDNQVRVSGPKKDDLQAVIQLVRGQDFGIDLQFINLR
- the uvrB gene encoding excinuclease ABC subunit UvrB, which codes for MPFTIHAPFAPAGDQPEAIDALARGVEKGLHTQVLLGATGTGKTYTIAQVIQKVQKPTLVIAHNKTLAAQLCSEFKEFFPDNAVEYFVSYYDFYQPEAYIPATDTYIEKDSSINDEIDKLRHSATSALMERRDVIVVASVSCIYGLGAPKDYYDSVLSLRVGQQVDRDAILEKLVKIRYDRNDLVLERGKFRVRGDVIEVVPSSYGEKAIRIELFGDEVDTISEIDILNGDVIDRRTHVAIFPASHYVTSDENMERARQDIRRELNQRLKVLKSENKLLEAQRLEQRTNYDLEMMQELGYCSGIENYSRHLTGRKPGEPPFTLVDYFPEDFLTVVDESHVTLPQLRAMYAGDQSRKQQLVKYGFRLPSALDNRPLTFDEFQARRKQIIYVSATPGPYEMETTDNVVEQIIRPTGLLDPKIEVRPIKGQIDDLMGEIHKVTAQKERVLVTTLTKKMAEDLTEYLTTAGVRVRYLHSDIATIERAEIIHDLRAGKFDVLVGINLLREGLDMPEVSLVAILDADKEGFLRSDTAMVQTIGRAARNAHGRVIMYADTITGSMERAISETARRREKQEAFNKAHGIIPKTIQKKVVDLIKLTKVEEDDTATKGYTARSVKKLTPRDRDKQIKLLEKKMKEAARELDFELAAEYRDQLILLKGEQRKAHE